The candidate division KSB1 bacterium region CATAATAAGGAGGAATCAATCCGGGCTTGACCTGCAGGCGAAGCTGCTGGACGTCCGGCGGATAGAGACTGAAATAATGCTCGCTGATCGCCCGCACGCCGAAAAGACGAATATCGCCGCGTATAAAATTGATCAGCTGCGGCAACTCGTCAATCCAATACTTGCGCAGAACTTTGCCCCATTGCGTCACCCGAAAGTCATCTTTAAATTTCCCCGAGTCGTCCAAAGATTGGGTTTCATGGACATAGTCCTGCAGAAATTCGGCATAAGGGTGCATGGTGCGCAGCTTGTAGAGGCGAAAAATCCGGCCGCGATAGCCGACTCTTCGCAAACGAATGAGCATACCGTGTGAAGGATTGGCCTCAGGAGACGGCAGGTCGCTCTTTTGCACCAAGAACCAGTGGCTGTCGCCTATGTACTCGAATGCCACCGGCTTGAATCCGCAAAAACGCAGTCGTCCCAACAATTCGGCACGCGTCATGACTCTGATTCGATTTCGATTGGCGGCTTCATAAATAGTCTTCAGAATGGGCAGCTTGGGGCACATTCGATGCAGAAAAAAATGCATCAGATAAACGGCACCGGCGAAAATCGGCGGATATTTCGCCTGCAATCGCTCGCGATAGTCCTCCAGCCGCTCTTTACGTACTAAAAACCAGCCGTTGTTTTTCAATTTGGAATGCACCTGCAGAAAATACTCGTTCGGCCGCGGAATGCGTCCGATCCACTCCAAGTTGATGAATAGCTTTAGCGAAGCCGGGGCAATCTGGGCAAACGGCCTGCGGGTTTCCGTGTGATAGACGCGCGTCTGCGAAAAATCAATGCTCTCAAGATCGATCTGCCGCCTTAAAAAGTCATACACCTCCGGATAATCCGCCAGTCCTTGTCCTTCCAATACTCGAGCGGCCGATAGAGTGACCGTCGATTCTGCCGGCTCCTCGGGCAACTCGTGTTTCTTGACGAATTCACGGACGTTTTCGACCGTTTCTATATCTTCTTCCGCTACGCCGGCTCGACGTCGCAGAAACTTGCGCGCCAACACAGCTGCTTCCAAAGTCATCAGCAGCAGGAGCGTGCCGAAAATGAGCGTGCGGGAATAACGAAACAGCCGCAGCCCGTAAACAACCAGCGACATCAATGCGGCGGCGATCAATCCTGATTTGAAATACTGCCCATACTCATAATAAAAATTGCTTTCTTTATGAAAACGAAATTTATCGGTAAAAACGGCAGTAGCGAGCCAAACGGCCGAGAATAATAAAAAGAGGTCCCGCTCCTTGGCGGCAATAGATAAAGTGCCGTATTTTAAATAATGCACGGCGGCAAAGGAGAAGGTAAAAAGAAAAAAATCGATCATCGCCGGTCGCGCATGAGGAAGCAAGGGCTTGGACACCGGTAATACGGCTTTAGCGGCTTTCTTCCCACCCCAAAGCCGATCGCCGATAACTATCATGGAGCTTAGCAGTCCGTACAGCATAAATCCCCCTAACAAAAATTTCCGCGAAAAACCGGTGACGCTCAACAACACCAAAACCACCGATACGATATACAGCATATAGGCGGCATTTTTGAGCATAAACAGCACTCGGTGAAGCAGTCTGCCTTCGCGCATGCGGGTTGCTTTCTGCTCCCAAAAAGCGGTCAGGAGCCAAGCGCCGTTGATCAACAGCAGCAAGTGAAAATAAGCCGGCTTGGAGGCAGAGGTGAAAAAGCTGCGCATCACCGCCCACGAGGCGTTCAACAGCAACCAATCCAGCAAAAGCAAATGTGATTTCCGAAGAGCGCTCAACCGAATATTCCTAATCTTGGGCCTAGCCTATTTTGCTGCCGCAAATCTTTCAGCAGTATTTTGCGAAAATCATGCCCGAATAGTAATCTATTCATAATTTCCAGACTGAATCAACCGGCTGCTGCGGTACCATGGCATGCGTTTGTTATAGGATTTTCGATAACCTCGGCCATGAACGCCGAGACATCGATCGTTCCCTGTAAAAGCCGACGATGAGCCTGAGAAAACCGATCCCGTATGGAAGGCAATGCCGTGAGTCGGTCTAACAATGTCCACAAAGCATCCACGGGCCGATCAAAATAGAACAACATTCCTTTTCGGGCCGCTTCCCCGCAATAACCGACGCGCATGGGATTGACGAGCACCGCCGGTGTTCCCAAAACCGTTGCCTCTGAAGCGGTGGTAATACCCTCGCCGACGTACAAGTCGGCAAACGCCAAAGCGTCATGCAGCCGATGCGCAGGCAAAGGAAAGCGAAAGGGCTCGAGCTCTTTGGGCAGCTCATCTTCGGCGCTGATAAATACCCGCCGCTTTTCGGCCAAGACTCTGACCAGGCGGATGCGTTCCTCATCGCTCATCCTCGGCAATCCCAAGTCGTGCAGCGCCCGCCAGGCGACGAAACGCATGAGTACATACCGCTCACCTGGTTGCAGACCAAGTTCCTGCAGCACTGAATGATCGGGGTGGAACCTTTGCGGGTGAAGATAGGCCAACTCATGATTGCCGTGATAGCGGATATGATGACGGCCCAACCGCCTTTGGTAAGAAAAAGCCGTCACTTTAAAATCGACAAACCCCAAGGTAAACAGATCGAGCAGACGCCGCGGCTCGGTGTCGATAAATGCGATGTGCATGACACGGTTCCATGCGCTCACCCAAGCGGCGTGCAAAGAAACGGCGCTGACCACGCGCTGCGGCCGAAAGCGACGCAATATGCGATGAAACCGAAGCAGGTCGAGCGGCACCTGCAGCAGCTTGCGCAGCACGCCGCCGCGGTTGCGCGACAGAAGCACATAGGGCAGCCGATAGGCTTCGAGGAGATCGATCAAAACATCTTTTTCGCGCGCGACGAAAAGACATTGCCGGCCGCGCGCTTCCATTATCTTTGCCGCCCAACGATAATGATGAACTTCGCAGGGATGACCTACGTCAAAGAGCACCCGCCGGCCTGTACTGCCGAGTCCGAATCTGCTTCGGCGGCCGCTCTGTTCAGCCATTCGACAACCGCTTGTCCGGCCGCCAAGCTGCGGCGCTTCGCATCAGCCGTTTTATCATCAGCCAAGTTCCGCCATTTTCTCGGCTCCGGTCGCTTTTGGTCGGCCGCATGCGAAAAGCGATATAGCTGACCTTTTGCGGCCAACGCCGCATACGCAAATCCCAGCGGAAACGATCCCATGCCGGCGGCAAACCGGCGCAGGATCCGCGCCGCCGCCAAAAGTCGATCACCTTCGCCGCAGTTCGCTGCGCACTCACCTTTGGCGCGTGAATAAAAGATGGAATCGGCGTCGACAGCAGAGCGTTTGCCGCCTGAACGCCCGTCGCAAGCATCGCGGATAGCCCCAGCCTATGCAGCCATTCTGATGCCGTCTGCCATTCTTGCTCATTTTTCCTCAGCGCCGAAGACAAATCGACCAGCGCCCGCAGCTCGCTCCAAGAGTTCTTGGCGCCGTGAATGACCAGCAGATAAAGCATCATGGCGCGATCAAAAGTACGAAAGGCGCGGCCGTCCAGTTCGATCACCTCAGAGCGCCGCAAAAGTTCATCATCGTTGAACGGCGCCCGACAATAACCGTTGGCAATCGACCACTGCAGATCGATTACGACCTTTGTGCGCGGATGCGCGAGTTCGAGACTGTAATGCCGGCGCAGAATTTCTTGAACCATCGGCGCGGAAACGGAACGAAAGCCGTTGGCCGATAGGATCTCCACCGCGCGTCGCGCATCCTTTCGCCGTACGAATAAATCAATATCGACCGAATCACGCAGTTCCGCTTTCCCGTACAGGCGCTGTGCCCAGGCAGGCCCTTTAAACAGCAAGGTCTCGATCCCTTCGGCGTTCAAAAGCCCGACTGTCTCTGCCGCCGTCAACACCAAACGCAGACTCTGCGCCGCGCTGCGCAGCATCGCTTCGCGAAAAGGCGGTCGTTCAGATTGCGGAAGCACCTGCAGGCCGGCGTCACAAACGATCGGCATGACCTGCGCCTGACGGGCGGCGCCAAGCAGCGCTTCAGCCGAAACGGCATGCGGCCATTCGTCCTTCGGCCGCAGTCCCAAAAAAATTCCCGCTGCGCTGCGCAGGGCGGCGCACAAATCGGCATCCTTCTCCGCCATTCGATAAACCGTCGGCAGAGCTACAGCAGAAAAATTCCGGCCGATCGGCACTTCTCCACCATCTCTTGCGGCCAAACCGATGCCTGGATCTCGCCGATGTGAGCCTTGCGCAGATAAAACATACACAGCCGCGACTGCCCGATGCCGCCGCCGATCGACTGCGGCAGTTCGCCGTTCAACAGTCGGCGATGGAAATAGAGCTCGCGGCGCTCCAGGCAACCGCGCAGCTCGAGCTGGCGCAGCAGACTGCGGCGATCGACGCGGATACCCATGGAGGACAACTCGTAGGCATCGTCGAACAAGGGGTTATAGACCAAAATATCGCCGTTCAAGCCGTGACGGCCGTCTTCCGTGACCGTAATCCAATCGTCGTAATCGGGCGCGCGGCCCTCGTGATAGTCGCTGTAGCGCAGCGGCCCGCCGATGCCGATCACGAATACGGCGCCGTATTCTTGGCAAATGCGGCGCTCGCGCTCCTTGGGCGAAAGCTCTGGCCAGCGCTCCTCCAGCTCCTCGCTGTGCACGAAATGGATCGTTTCCGGCAAAACCGGCTTGACGGCCGGGTATTCATGACAAATATATTTTTCCGTGCGCCGAATGACGTCGTAAATTGTGCCGACGATTTTTTTGAGAAAGTCAATACAACGATCACTCTCGTCGATGACCATTTCCCAGTCCCATTGATCGACATAGATCGAATGGGTGTTGTCGAGCATCTCATCGGGCCGCACGGCATTCATATCCGTGTAGAGGCCCTCATAGCGGCCGAAGCCGAGATCGGCCAGCATCAGCCGCTTCCACTTGGCCAACGACTGGACGATCTCGACCCGCGCAC contains the following coding sequences:
- a CDS encoding DUF354 domain-containing protein gives rise to the protein MAEQSGRRSRFGLGSTGRRVLFDVGHPCEVHHYRWAAKIMEARGRQCLFVAREKDVLIDLLEAYRLPYVLLSRNRGGVLRKLLQVPLDLLRFHRILRRFRPQRVVSAVSLHAAWVSAWNRVMHIAFIDTEPRRLLDLFTLGFVDFKVTAFSYQRRLGRHHIRYHGNHELAYLHPQRFHPDHSVLQELGLQPGERYVLMRFVAWRALHDLGLPRMSDEERIRLVRVLAEKRRVFISAEDELPKELEPFRFPLPAHRLHDALAFADLYVGEGITTASEATVLGTPAVLVNPMRVGYCGEAARKGMLFYFDRPVDALWTLLDRLTALPSIRDRFSQAHRRLLQGTIDVSAFMAEVIENPITNACHGTAAAG
- a CDS encoding sugar transferase, whose translation is MLLLDWLLLNASWAVMRSFFTSASKPAYFHLLLLINGAWLLTAFWEQKATRMREGRLLHRVLFMLKNAAYMLYIVSVVLVLLSVTGFSRKFLLGGFMLYGLLSSMIVIGDRLWGGKKAAKAVLPVSKPLLPHARPAMIDFFLFTFSFAAVHYLKYGTLSIAAKERDLFLLFSAVWLATAVFTDKFRFHKESNFYYEYGQYFKSGLIAAALMSLVVYGLRLFRYSRTLIFGTLLLLMTLEAAVLARKFLRRRAGVAEEDIETVENVREFVKKHELPEEPAESTVTLSAARVLEGQGLADYPEVYDFLRRQIDLESIDFSQTRVYHTETRRPFAQIAPASLKLFINLEWIGRIPRPNEYFLQVHSKLKNNGWFLVRKERLEDYRERLQAKYPPIFAGAVYLMHFFLHRMCPKLPILKTIYEAANRNRIRVMTRAELLGRLRFCGFKPVAFEYIGDSHWFLVQKSDLPSPEANPSHGMLIRLRRVGYRGRIFRLYKLRTMHPYAEFLQDYVHETQSLDDSGKFKDDFRVTQWGKVLRKYWIDELPQLINFIRGDIRLFGVRAISEHYFSLYPPDVQQLRLQVKPGLIPPYYADMPRNFNEIVESERRYLLAKLKQPFKTDWIYFWRALNNILLKRAHSR
- the asnA gene encoding aspartate--ammonia ligase, whose translation is MNYRLTIPENYRSLLSVKETERAIKLIKDFFQTNLAFELNLVRTTAPLFVESGKGINDDLNGVEQPVAFGVKSVGARVEIVQSLAKWKRLMLADLGFGRYEGLYTDMNAVRPDEMLDNTHSIYVDQWDWEMVIDESDRCIDFLKKIVGTIYDVIRRTEKYICHEYPAVKPVLPETIHFVHSEELEERWPELSPKERERRICQEYGAVFVIGIGGPLRYSDYHEGRAPDYDDWITVTEDGRHGLNGDILVYNPLFDDAYELSSMGIRVDRRSLLRQLELRGCLERRELYFHRRLLNGELPQSIGGGIGQSRLCMFYLRKAHIGEIQASVWPQEMVEKCRSAGIFLL
- a CDS encoding nucleotidyltransferase family protein, which codes for MAARDGGEVPIGRNFSAVALPTVYRMAEKDADLCAALRSAAGIFLGLRPKDEWPHAVSAEALLGAARQAQVMPIVCDAGLQVLPQSERPPFREAMLRSAAQSLRLVLTAAETVGLLNAEGIETLLFKGPAWAQRLYGKAELRDSVDIDLFVRRKDARRAVEILSANGFRSVSAPMVQEILRRHYSLELAHPRTKVVIDLQWSIANGYCRAPFNDDELLRRSEVIELDGRAFRTFDRAMMLYLLVIHGAKNSWSELRALVDLSSALRKNEQEWQTASEWLHRLGLSAMLATGVQAANALLSTPIPSFIHAPKVSAQRTAAKVIDFWRRRGSCAGLPPAWDRFRWDLRMRRWPQKVSYIAFRMRPTKSDRSRENGGTWLMIKRLMRSAAAWRPDKRLSNG